One stretch of Muribaculum intestinale DNA includes these proteins:
- a CDS encoding calcium/sodium antiporter: MLLDIFLLVAGLAMILLGANWLTDGGSGVAKRFGISELVIGLTIVAFGTSAPELVISVMSAIKGSAGLAIGNVVGSNIFNVLMIIGIVAMVRPIKVEHSIMTNEIPLVVLASVALLACGNGHLLDGDMTDMVTRVDGILLLLFFAIFMRYTFSIAKAAPSHSEPEPRQETSQLEVPVPMWKACGMIVLGLAALVWGGDIFVDSASSLARAMGVSDAVIGLTIVAAGTSLPELATSVVAATKGRPGLAVGNVIGSCLFNIFFVLGLSAVIRPLPLGSIGNLDLLVMTGAALLFWLFGWIIRHRTITRIEGIILVLLYIAYTIVLIVNA; this comes from the coding sequence ATGTTACTCGATATCTTTCTGCTTGTCGCCGGACTGGCGATGATACTCCTTGGGGCCAATTGGCTTACCGACGGAGGGTCCGGAGTGGCCAAACGCTTCGGTATAAGCGAGCTTGTAATAGGCCTTACCATCGTGGCGTTCGGCACATCGGCGCCCGAGCTGGTAATTAGCGTGATGTCGGCGATAAAGGGGAGTGCCGGATTGGCCATAGGCAATGTGGTCGGCAGCAATATCTTCAATGTGCTGATGATTATCGGCATCGTGGCCATGGTGAGGCCCATCAAGGTCGAACATAGTATAATGACCAACGAGATACCGCTTGTCGTGCTCGCCTCCGTGGCATTGCTTGCATGTGGCAACGGACATCTCCTCGATGGAGATATGACCGATATGGTGACACGCGTCGACGGTATCCTGCTGCTGCTCTTCTTCGCCATATTCATGCGCTATACTTTCTCCATCGCAAAAGCCGCGCCATCTCATTCCGAGCCCGAGCCGCGGCAAGAAACCTCACAGTTGGAAGTGCCGGTGCCGATGTGGAAGGCCTGCGGCATGATTGTGCTCGGCCTGGCAGCCCTCGTATGGGGAGGTGATATCTTTGTTGACAGCGCATCGTCGCTTGCCCGGGCCATGGGTGTAAGCGATGCTGTAATCGGCCTTACCATTGTTGCTGCCGGCACATCTCTGCCTGAACTTGCCACTTCAGTAGTGGCGGCCACAAAAGGGCGCCCCGGCCTGGCTGTAGGCAATGTAATAGGCAGCTGTCTGTTCAACATATTCTTCGTGCTTGGCCTGTCGGCGGTGATACGCCCTCTGCCACTCGGCTCGATAGGCAATCTCGACCTGCTCGTGATGACCGGAGCCGCCCTCCTCTTCTGGCTCTTCGGATGGATTATCCGCCATCGCACCATCACCCGCATCGAAGGCATCATACTCGTGTTGCTGTATATAGCCTACACTATAGTACTTATAGTCAATGCCTGA
- a CDS encoding MFS transporter, whose protein sequence is MNPTSLQEESRTAFRILFAISIAHLLNDMVQSIVPSIYPIIKEEMGLSFIQIGVITLVFQLTSSLLQPFVGMYADRRPSPYALAAGMCFTLTGLIWLAFTGSYAAMLGAVSVIGIGSSIFHPEASRVAQLAAGGKKGLAQSIFQVGGNGGTAIGPLLAALIVLPHGRLAVLWFALAAIMGALILTRVGRWYKRVVSNISGQRRKVRSVVDHLSKRRINMALAVLVVLTFSKQFYLASMTSYFTFFLIDKFGVSIQYSQIALFAFLAASAVGIIAGGYIGDKIGRKYVIWGSILGAAPFAIAMPYAGLTLTIILAIIVGLVISSAFSAILVYATELKPGKVGMIAGLFFGLSFGLGGVGAAFFGWLADIRGIYFVFEISTLLPLLGIVAAFLPDLKKIDKE, encoded by the coding sequence ATGAATCCGACATCACTACAGGAGGAATCCCGCACGGCATTCAGAATACTGTTTGCCATAAGTATAGCCCACCTGCTCAACGACATGGTACAGAGCATCGTACCGTCAATCTATCCGATAATAAAAGAAGAGATGGGGCTGTCATTCATACAGATTGGAGTCATCACTCTGGTGTTTCAGCTCACATCGTCATTGTTGCAGCCCTTTGTGGGTATGTACGCCGACCGGCGCCCCAGCCCTTACGCACTCGCTGCCGGCATGTGCTTCACCCTTACCGGTCTCATATGGCTCGCATTTACCGGCAGCTACGCCGCCATGCTCGGAGCCGTCTCGGTGATAGGCATAGGGTCGTCCATCTTCCATCCCGAGGCGTCGCGTGTGGCACAGCTTGCCGCCGGCGGCAAGAAAGGCCTCGCTCAGTCGATATTCCAGGTTGGCGGCAACGGCGGCACGGCCATAGGCCCATTGCTCGCAGCGCTGATTGTGCTTCCCCACGGTCGTCTTGCGGTGCTATGGTTTGCCTTGGCGGCTATAATGGGCGCTCTAATCCTTACGCGGGTAGGGCGCTGGTATAAACGCGTTGTAAGCAACATATCCGGGCAGCGACGCAAAGTCCGCTCTGTGGTAGACCATCTGAGCAAGCGGCGCATAAACATGGCTCTTGCAGTGCTGGTAGTGCTCACCTTCTCCAAGCAGTTCTATCTCGCAAGCATGACGAGCTACTTCACATTCTTTCTTATCGACAAGTTCGGGGTGTCGATACAATACTCTCAGATAGCCCTTTTCGCGTTTCTTGCCGCATCGGCGGTTGGCATAATCGCCGGAGGATATATTGGCGACAAAATCGGACGCAAATACGTGATATGGGGCTCCATACTTGGTGCGGCGCCGTTTGCAATAGCAATGCCTTACGCCGGACTCACTCTCACCATAATACTCGCCATCATCGTAGGGCTGGTAATATCCTCGGCATTCTCTGCCATACTTGTGTATGCCACCGAGTTGAAACCCGGGAAAGTCGGTATGATTGCCGGTCTGTTCTTCGGCCTTTCGTTCGGTCTCGGAGGCGTCGGGGCCGCATTCTTCGGTTGGCTTGCCGACATACGGGGCATATACTTCGTGTTCGAGATAAGCACTCTGCTCCCTTTGCTTGGCATCGTGGCCGCCTTTCTCCCCGACCTGAAGAAAATCGACAAGGAGTGA
- a CDS encoding TIGR03905 family TSCPD domain-containing protein gives MTYQYSTQGTCSRLIEIELDNGVIKSVSFTGGCHGNLQGISSLVCGMTPDEVIARLGGIRCGGKDTSCPDQLARALKANLANPA, from the coding sequence ATGACATATCAATATAGCACACAAGGCACATGTTCGCGCCTTATAGAAATCGAACTCGACAACGGAGTAATAAAGTCGGTGTCATTTACAGGAGGATGCCATGGCAATCTTCAGGGTATCTCATCACTTGTATGCGGCATGACTCCCGACGAGGTAATCGCGCGTCTGGGGGGCATACGCTGCGGCGGCAAGGACACCTCGTGTCCCGACCAGCTCGCCAGAGCTCTGAAGGCCAACCTTGCCAATCCTGCTTAA
- a CDS encoding outer membrane beta-barrel protein produces MNQHLRILVAMIFALVATSKVSARTICGTVLSECDSTAVVGATCRLLADNKFISGTVSDISGAFTFDTDVSSNITLEIGMTGYTGATVIIDRGQGNINLGNLYLSEGVSLDEVTVTGKAMIDARGRTVVFPSKSDIKASSTAVGLFQKLPLAGLEADPINRSLKVDGAAPMILINGVPSTMADVNTLQPKDIEKIEYSRITPGRYADRGMNGLINITLRKRNDGGQIYVWGRSAVATAFVDGSVEASYHQGASQFSLSWTPSWRNYQQVYDNSDEAYIGDDFRVDIKSHDRNPFNYFYNQLQTKYTYSPTESTTLSVTFSATPMTSKNRLVGYDEDSQLGACDKFSRSTSRDFAPSLDLFLRRDFNESNSLEAQVVGTISSSDYRRENRFIYDGDDEREYVMDADNRRRSLITEVSYTHTFGANTSLSGGVQNTMSHSTNRYLHTEYKPLLTENNNYVYADLGQRLGNVYLMASTGVKMFWVKNDMNRRHFIRNITTARASWNISQKWSMAASFIFTPDIPSLADLTDYPQQTSPYLVSNGNPSLKVSETLGYRIQATYQHDKLAMSLNLLMADINNCAISDVEYLGDMLFLSHPVNVPSRHMYKGSVNIKISDIQGFGARAYAGITHYENRMDGCRRRLTSIDGSVSLWWNKGPFTVSFWQKFPGKFLTGYRVSKDENNNSLSFSYKPDKHWNFDISWMYIFSKKGSQYPSWNYSPANPYTTDRYIRNNANMVTLSVSYSADFGSIFRSGSRSLNNSDSGSSLLKM; encoded by the coding sequence ATGAACCAACATCTTAGAATACTCGTCGCTATGATATTTGCACTTGTTGCCACGAGTAAAGTTTCGGCCAGAACCATATGTGGCACGGTGCTTTCGGAATGTGATTCCACTGCTGTAGTAGGAGCCACATGCCGCCTGCTTGCCGACAATAAGTTTATATCGGGCACAGTATCCGACATATCGGGTGCATTCACATTTGATACGGATGTATCCTCTAACATAACGCTTGAGATAGGCATGACGGGGTATACCGGGGCCACTGTCATCATTGACCGCGGCCAGGGAAATATAAATCTCGGTAATTTATATCTGTCGGAAGGAGTGTCGCTTGACGAAGTCACTGTCACCGGTAAGGCAATGATAGATGCCCGCGGGCGTACCGTAGTATTTCCATCCAAGTCGGATATAAAAGCCTCGTCGACGGCGGTAGGTCTGTTTCAGAAACTCCCTCTTGCCGGGCTTGAAGCCGACCCTATAAACCGCAGCTTAAAGGTAGACGGCGCCGCTCCGATGATTCTAATCAATGGAGTGCCGTCAACGATGGCCGATGTAAACACTTTGCAGCCAAAGGATATCGAGAAGATCGAGTACTCGCGCATCACCCCCGGCCGATATGCCGACCGGGGCATGAACGGGCTTATAAATATCACCCTTCGTAAACGCAACGACGGCGGACAGATATATGTCTGGGGGCGCAGTGCGGTGGCTACCGCATTTGTCGACGGGTCGGTAGAAGCGTCGTACCATCAGGGGGCGTCGCAGTTTTCTCTGTCGTGGACTCCGTCGTGGCGCAACTATCAGCAGGTATACGACAATAGCGATGAGGCCTACATCGGAGATGATTTCCGCGTCGACATCAAGTCGCACGACCGTAATCCGTTCAACTATTTCTACAATCAGTTGCAGACAAAGTATACCTACAGCCCCACCGAAAGTACTACACTGTCGGTCACGTTCTCGGCTACGCCCATGACTTCGAAAAACCGTCTGGTCGGATATGATGAGGACTCGCAACTTGGCGCATGCGACAAATTCAGCCGGTCGACAAGCCGGGATTTCGCACCGTCGCTCGATCTGTTCTTGCGCCGCGACTTCAATGAGAGCAATTCTCTGGAGGCGCAGGTGGTAGGCACTATAAGTTCAAGCGACTATAGGCGCGAGAATCGTTTCATATATGACGGGGACGATGAGCGGGAATATGTGATGGATGCCGACAACCGGCGCCGCTCTCTCATAACCGAAGTAAGCTATACCCATACATTTGGCGCCAACACCTCACTGTCGGGAGGTGTGCAGAACACCATGTCGCATTCGACCAACCGATATCTGCACACCGAGTACAAGCCATTGCTTACCGAAAACAACAATTATGTGTATGCCGACCTCGGCCAACGCTTAGGCAATGTGTATCTTATGGCATCGACCGGCGTCAAAATGTTTTGGGTTAAAAACGACATGAACCGGCGCCACTTCATCAGGAATATCACCACCGCACGCGCTTCGTGGAATATCTCGCAGAAGTGGAGTATGGCCGCATCGTTTATATTTACTCCGGATATACCGTCGCTTGCCGATCTTACCGACTATCCGCAGCAGACATCGCCCTATCTCGTCTCCAACGGAAATCCCTCACTGAAAGTGTCGGAGACGCTCGGCTACCGTATCCAGGCCACTTATCAGCATGACAAGTTGGCGATGTCGCTCAACCTGTTGATGGCCGACATCAACAATTGTGCGATATCCGATGTGGAATATCTCGGCGATATGCTTTTCCTGTCGCATCCTGTAAATGTGCCTTCCCGCCACATGTACAAAGGCTCAGTGAACATAAAAATCAGTGACATACAGGGATTTGGAGCACGGGCATATGCCGGAATCACCCACTACGAGAATCGCATGGACGGATGCCGACGCCGACTTACAAGCATCGACGGAAGTGTGAGCCTGTGGTGGAACAAAGGCCCGTTTACGGTATCGTTCTGGCAGAAATTTCCGGGGAAATTCCTGACCGGATACCGCGTGAGCAAGGATGAAAACAACAATTCGCTGAGTTTCAGCTACAAGCCCGACAAGCATTGGAATTTCGACATATCCTGGATGTATATATTCAGTAAAAAAGGGTCGCAGTATCCATCGTGGAACTATTCGCCGGCGAACCCCTATACTACTGACCGTTACATCCGTAACAACGCCAATATGGTGACTCTGTCGGTAAGCTATTCGGCCGACTTCGGCTCGATATTCCGCAGCGGCAGCCGCTCGCTCAACAACTCCGACTCCGGGTCATCGCTCCTCAAAATGTAG
- a CDS encoding glycoside hydrolase family 3 N-terminal domain-containing protein: MTFLTVTTAACSIQAAVAAIPSDPDIEAAVESILSKMSLDEKIGQMTELSIDVLGDWKDGEFFLDPQKLHEAIAVYKVGSVLNAPGGPTAQTPAKWEKLIGQIQEVSMKEIGIPCIYGLDQNHGTTYTLGGVLFPQNINVGASFNPTLARRAAEITAYETRAANCPWTYSPTVDLTRDPRWSRVWENYGEDPLVNAIMGVQQVKGFQGDNPNKIGRHNIATSVKHYLGYGAPRTGKDRTPAYISPSDLREKFFEPYRACIEAGALTVMVNSGSINGRPVHANNELLTKWLKEDLNWDGMIVTDWADINNLYTREYVAHDKKEAIEMAINAGIDMSMEPYDLNFCTLLKELVNEGRVSQERIDDAARRVLRLKYRLGLFDTPNTYPKDYADFACDRHEQVALQAAEESEILLKNNGGILPLKKGTKILLTGPNANSMRCLNGGWSYSWQGHLTDRFASKYNTIYKALVNKFGKKNIVLEQGVTYPAEGAYHEENEPEIEKAVAAASDVDVIVACIGENSYCETPGNLSDLAVSENQRNLVKALAATGKPIILILNGGRPRIISDIEPLADGIVNILLPGNFGGEALANILAGDTNPSGKMPYTYPRHQAELTTYDYRVSEEMDKMEGAYDYDAVVSVQWPFGYGLSYTTFKYDNLRCSHSEFGVNDNLIFTIDVTNTGNCTGKEVVMLFSRDMVASLTPDNRRLRAFEKVELKPGETKTVTLPIKASDLAFVDYDGKWVLEKGKFRMQAGTSVMDIACNDTYKWTTPNK, from the coding sequence ATGACATTTTTGACAGTCACTACAGCAGCCTGTTCAATACAGGCTGCTGTAGCGGCAATCCCCTCCGACCCTGATATTGAGGCAGCTGTAGAAAGTATATTGTCTAAAATGAGCCTTGACGAGAAAATCGGCCAGATGACCGAGCTTTCCATTGATGTGCTTGGCGACTGGAAGGACGGTGAGTTCTTTCTCGATCCTCAGAAACTTCATGAGGCTATCGCTGTCTATAAGGTCGGCTCTGTGTTGAATGCTCCCGGCGGACCGACAGCACAGACTCCTGCGAAATGGGAGAAACTGATCGGTCAGATTCAGGAGGTGTCAATGAAAGAAATCGGCATCCCTTGTATCTATGGACTCGACCAAAATCACGGCACAACCTACACTCTTGGCGGTGTGCTGTTTCCGCAGAACATAAACGTAGGTGCGTCGTTTAACCCGACGTTGGCTCGCAGAGCTGCTGAAATTACGGCATACGAGACTCGCGCCGCCAACTGTCCGTGGACATATTCTCCTACCGTTGACCTCACCCGCGACCCGCGTTGGAGCCGTGTATGGGAAAACTACGGAGAGGATCCATTAGTCAACGCCATCATGGGCGTACAGCAGGTCAAGGGCTTTCAGGGCGACAACCCGAATAAGATAGGCCGACATAATATAGCCACCTCGGTAAAGCATTATCTCGGCTACGGCGCTCCGCGAACAGGCAAAGACCGCACCCCGGCATATATTTCTCCGTCTGATCTCCGTGAGAAGTTTTTTGAGCCTTACCGCGCCTGTATCGAGGCGGGAGCGTTGACCGTAATGGTCAACAGCGGTTCAATCAACGGTCGCCCTGTTCACGCCAATAACGAGTTGCTCACCAAGTGGCTTAAAGAAGACCTTAACTGGGACGGAATGATTGTGACTGACTGGGCCGACATCAACAATCTCTATACCCGCGAATATGTGGCTCACGACAAAAAAGAGGCTATCGAAATGGCTATCAATGCCGGAATCGACATGTCAATGGAGCCATACGACCTCAATTTCTGCACTCTGCTTAAAGAACTCGTAAATGAGGGTCGCGTATCTCAGGAGCGTATTGACGACGCAGCACGTCGTGTCCTGCGCTTGAAATATCGTCTCGGGCTGTTTGACACTCCCAATACATATCCCAAAGACTATGCCGACTTCGCCTGCGACCGTCACGAGCAAGTCGCTCTTCAGGCCGCGGAAGAATCGGAGATACTGCTCAAAAACAACGGCGGCATTCTTCCGTTGAAGAAAGGTACAAAGATTCTGCTGACAGGTCCTAATGCCAACTCGATGCGCTGTCTCAATGGCGGCTGGAGCTATTCATGGCAAGGTCATCTGACTGACCGTTTCGCATCGAAATACAACACCATCTACAAGGCATTGGTCAATAAGTTTGGCAAGAAGAATATAGTTCTTGAACAGGGTGTCACTTATCCTGCCGAAGGAGCCTATCACGAGGAAAACGAACCGGAGATTGAAAAGGCTGTGGCAGCGGCGTCAGATGTTGACGTTATTGTAGCTTGCATAGGTGAGAATTCCTATTGCGAGACACCGGGAAACCTTTCGGATCTAGCTGTTTCTGAAAACCAGCGCAACCTTGTGAAGGCTCTTGCAGCGACAGGCAAGCCAATTATCCTGATTCTCAACGGCGGTCGTCCGCGTATCATTAGTGACATAGAGCCACTGGCGGATGGCATAGTCAACATATTGCTTCCCGGTAATTTCGGTGGTGAAGCACTAGCCAACATTCTTGCAGGTGACACCAATCCAAGTGGCAAAATGCCCTACACTTATCCACGCCATCAGGCTGAGCTCACCACCTACGATTATCGTGTGAGCGAAGAAATGGATAAAATGGAAGGTGCCTATGACTACGATGCCGTTGTATCGGTGCAGTGGCCCTTTGGCTATGGTCTCAGTTACACGACTTTCAAATATGACAATCTCCGCTGCTCACATTCTGAATTCGGTGTCAACGATAATCTCATTTTCACAATCGACGTCACCAACACAGGTAATTGCACCGGTAAGGAAGTCGTTATGCTTTTCAGCCGAGATATGGTAGCATCTCTGACTCCTGACAATCGCCGACTGCGCGCGTTTGAAAAAGTAGAACTCAAACCCGGTGAGACCAAAACAGTAACCCTGCCCATCAAAGCCAGTGACCTCGCATTCGTGGACTACGATGGCAAGTGGGTTCTTGAAAAAGGTAAATTCCGTATGCAAGCCGGCACCAGCGTAATGGACATTGCCTGCAACGACACATATAAATGGACAACCCCCAACAAGTAA
- the istB gene encoding IS21-like element helper ATPase IstB, giving the protein MTDIHETDRDGLRELIRSCAFDLKLPLVRRDIDLLIQQSADEQWNLWRFTAELLRREKENRSENQRRHRIKNAGFPQLRYLNEIDTDALPADARKALPTLETLDFIKNGRNLILYGNPGTGKTHLATALGIAACNAGHSVLFTSVPRLLTQIRECRNALTLRSLENKFERYDMVICDEFGYVSCDKAGAEMLFNHLSLRTDKKTTVVTTNLAFNRWNEIIDDKVLVAAMVDRLTHKAILLNMTGKSYRMKETQEMMTQQL; this is encoded by the coding sequence ATGACAGACATACATGAAACAGACCGTGACGGACTTCGGGAGCTCATTCGCTCATGCGCTTTCGACCTTAAACTCCCGCTTGTGCGGCGCGACATCGACCTGCTTATACAGCAGAGCGCCGACGAACAATGGAACCTATGGCGGTTTACAGCCGAACTGCTCCGGCGCGAAAAAGAGAACCGCTCTGAAAACCAGCGCCGTCACCGCATCAAAAACGCAGGGTTCCCGCAACTTCGCTATCTTAACGAAATCGACACCGACGCTCTGCCCGCCGATGCCCGGAAAGCGCTCCCGACACTCGAGACACTCGACTTCATCAAAAACGGACGCAACCTCATTCTATACGGCAATCCCGGAACAGGCAAGACTCATCTGGCGACAGCTCTCGGTATCGCCGCATGTAATGCCGGACACTCGGTGCTGTTCACATCCGTGCCAAGACTGCTCACGCAGATACGCGAATGCCGCAACGCTTTGACACTCCGGTCGCTGGAAAACAAGTTCGAGAGATACGACATGGTCATCTGTGATGAGTTCGGTTACGTCTCCTGCGACAAGGCCGGCGCAGAGATGCTCTTCAACCATCTCTCCCTCCGCACCGACAAGAAGACGACAGTCGTCACCACCAATCTCGCATTCAACCGCTGGAACGAGATTATTGACGACAAAGTACTGGTCGCCGCAATGGTAGACCGCCTGACCCACAAGGCTATACTGCTTAACATGACAGGCAAATCATACCGCATGAAAGAAACTCAGGAAATGATGACTCAACAATTATAA
- the istA gene encoding IS21 family transposase: MLHMEEKTSIILSHRREGMSIREIARRNGMSRKTVRKYLREFDRETGPSPTEREVDDYLLTRPKYDSSGRVRRVVTDDVRRRIDGFIARNRENVAAGLHKQQMRKLDMWRRLQDDGVRIAYSTVCQYVRALEAAPKSQEKPAKAYIRQDYEPGFRCEFDWGVLTLWIGGVRTRLHMAVFTLDHSNMRKAYLFSREDTLALMEAHRNCFRELGGTPRVMAYDNMRTAVKKFLGRDREHTDALLRMEVHYCFTPHFCNPRSGWEKGKVERSVEYIRRRAFSFEVRFDSLDAAQTHLAAVCDRLNTEASNMSAEEKRLRIQADLAALRPLDHGDIGCFEQRLYRVGKYSTITVDGVHYSVPDRLVGSQVAVKLYSERIVVLYGRDKVANHARSRRSGDWVIDLMHYLGTFLRKPAALGRSVALQQVHPSVAALYREHFRESPRSFIELLVFTRDNNLAYTDIVRAATSLSSRGLQRLSSEQIQAQMISAEGHMQSTADIAATNVPDPQQAEIESSASHTLDMLSSFMEYTRASQAD, encoded by the coding sequence ATGCTACACATGGAGGAAAAAACATCCATTATTCTGTCTCATCGCCGCGAGGGGATGAGCATCCGCGAGATAGCGCGCCGCAACGGCATGAGCCGCAAGACCGTGCGCAAGTATCTGCGCGAGTTCGATAGAGAGACAGGCCCGTCACCGACAGAGCGGGAGGTTGACGATTATCTGCTGACCAGGCCGAAGTATGACAGCAGCGGACGCGTCAGGCGTGTCGTGACCGATGATGTCCGCCGTCGCATCGATGGTTTTATCGCCCGCAACCGTGAGAACGTCGCTGCCGGATTGCACAAGCAGCAGATGCGCAAGCTCGATATGTGGCGACGTCTTCAGGACGATGGCGTGCGTATCGCCTATTCCACAGTATGTCAGTATGTCCGTGCGCTGGAGGCAGCGCCGAAGTCGCAAGAAAAGCCTGCAAAGGCATATATCCGTCAGGACTATGAGCCTGGATTCCGTTGCGAGTTCGACTGGGGCGTGCTTACCCTGTGGATCGGTGGAGTCAGGACTCGCCTTCACATGGCGGTATTCACCCTCGACCACAGCAATATGCGCAAGGCATATCTGTTTTCGCGCGAAGATACCCTGGCTCTTATGGAAGCCCACCGCAACTGCTTCCGGGAGTTGGGGGGCACCCCGCGCGTGATGGCCTATGACAACATGCGTACCGCCGTAAAGAAGTTCCTCGGGCGCGACCGCGAGCACACGGATGCGCTGCTGCGCATGGAGGTACACTACTGTTTCACACCCCATTTCTGCAACCCTCGCTCGGGATGGGAAAAAGGCAAGGTGGAACGTTCGGTGGAATATATCCGGCGTCGTGCATTCTCGTTCGAGGTCCGGTTTGACTCCCTGGATGCCGCGCAGACGCATCTGGCGGCAGTCTGCGACAGGCTCAACACAGAGGCGTCCAACATGTCGGCGGAAGAAAAACGCCTGCGCATACAGGCCGATCTGGCGGCGCTACGTCCGTTGGACCACGGTGACATCGGCTGCTTCGAGCAGCGGCTGTACCGCGTCGGAAAGTATTCAACGATAACCGTTGACGGAGTGCACTACTCTGTGCCCGACCGTCTGGTGGGCTCGCAGGTGGCGGTAAAGCTGTATTCCGAGCGCATCGTGGTGCTTTACGGACGCGACAAGGTGGCCAATCATGCCCGAAGCCGACGCTCCGGCGACTGGGTCATCGACCTGATGCATTATCTGGGTACATTCCTGCGCAAACCGGCCGCTCTGGGGCGGTCTGTGGCTCTGCAACAGGTACATCCGTCGGTGGCGGCGCTTTACCGCGAACACTTCCGCGAGTCTCCGCGAAGCTTCATAGAACTGCTTGTGTTCACCCGCGACAACAATCTGGCATACACTGACATCGTCCGTGCCGCCACAAGTCTTTCGTCCCGCGGGCTCCAGCGCCTCTCATCTGAACAGATACAGGCTCAGATGATCTCGGCGGAAGGACATATGCAGTCAACCGCCGATATCGCGGCAACGAACGTTCCCGACCCGCAACAGGCTGAAATAGAAAGTTCGGCAAGCCATACCCTTGACATGCTTTCATCATTTATGGAATATACCCGCGCATCGCAGGCAGACTGA
- a CDS encoding ATP-binding protein has protein sequence MIIKRDYYLNQLIASRHNGLIKIVTGLRRSGKSYLLFHLFGDYLKEQGIPEDHIIKVDLEDRRNAPLRYPDALLTHIDSKMADDNMYYILLDEVQHVPEFEDVLNSYLKIENADVYVTGSNSKFLSTDIITEFRGRGDQIHVYPLSFAEFMSVDNRHPIEAWSDYYTYGGLPHVLTLETPKKKIDYIKRLYSTVYINDIVERYKIKGESELKELIQIIASAIGSPTNPNKLANTFKSLKNVSLSNKTIDNYLTYLCESFLAERAIRYDIKGKKYINTLSKYYFTDVGVRNAILDFRQQEENHIMENVIYNELKIRGFQVDVGVVEHRTTDKNGKRVRKQYEVDFVANQGSQRYYIQSAFIMPTDAKERQESASLLNIDDSFKKIIIVKDYIKPKRNEEGIVTIGLIDFLLNVDSLTW, from the coding sequence ATGATTATTAAACGCGACTATTATCTAAATCAGCTCATTGCCAGTAGGCACAACGGGCTTATAAAGATTGTTACTGGGTTAAGGCGATCCGGTAAGTCATATCTATTGTTTCATTTATTCGGTGACTATCTTAAAGAGCAGGGTATACCTGAAGATCATATCATTAAAGTGGATTTAGAGGACAGACGAAATGCACCCCTTCGATATCCGGATGCTTTGCTTACACATATCGACTCTAAGATGGCTGATGATAATATGTATTACATACTTCTTGACGAGGTTCAGCATGTGCCGGAGTTTGAGGATGTGCTTAATAGCTACCTTAAGATAGAGAATGCCGATGTGTATGTTACTGGAAGCAACTCCAAATTCTTATCTACCGACATAATCACAGAGTTCAGAGGCCGAGGTGACCAGATTCATGTGTACCCACTCTCTTTTGCTGAATTTATGTCTGTTGACAATAGGCACCCTATCGAAGCATGGAGTGACTATTATACATATGGAGGTCTTCCTCATGTATTGACTTTAGAAACGCCAAAAAAGAAAATTGACTATATCAAAAGGCTATACTCAACAGTCTATATCAATGATATAGTCGAAAGGTATAAGATTAAAGGCGAATCTGAATTGAAAGAGTTGATTCAGATAATTGCTTCTGCGATTGGGTCCCCAACCAATCCAAATAAGTTGGCAAACACTTTCAAGAGCCTTAAAAACGTATCTCTATCTAATAAAACTATTGATAATTATCTGACATATCTTTGTGAGTCGTTTTTAGCCGAGAGGGCGATACGTTATGACATCAAGGGCAAGAAATACATAAACACTCTGTCAAAGTATTATTTCACGGATGTGGGTGTGCGTAATGCCATACTTGATTTTAGGCAGCAGGAGGAAAACCACATTATGGAGAATGTTATTTATAATGAACTAAAAATTCGTGGTTTCCAAGTCGATGTGGGTGTAGTGGAGCATCGGACAACGGATAAAAACGGCAAGAGGGTTCGCAAACAATATGAAGTGGATTTCGTTGCTAATCAGGGAAGTCAACGCTACTATATCCAATCCGCGTTCATAATGCCTACTGATGCCAAAGAACGTCAGGAATCCGCCTCCCTTCTTAACATTGATGATTCTTTCAAAAAAATCATCATCGTTAAAGACTACATTAAACCCAAAAGGAACGAGGAAGGAATCGTTACAATTGGTTTAATAGATTTCTTGTTGAATGTTGATAGTCTAACTTGGTAA